One Camelina sativa cultivar DH55 chromosome 3, Cs, whole genome shotgun sequence genomic window carries:
- the LOC104764614 gene encoding PTI1-like tyrosine-protein kinase 1 has translation MRKWICCTCQMDDSNEEQQLKSSQQQSDANHKNPKPAPVAKHEVKKEALPIEVPPLSLDEVKEKTENFGSKALIGEGSYGRVYYATLNDGIAVALKKLDVAPEAESDAEFLSQVSMVSRLKHENLTQLLGFCVDGNLRVLAYEFATMGSLHDILHGRKGVQGAQPGPTLDWITRVKIAVEAARGLEYLHEKSQPPVIHRDIRSSNVLLFEDYKAKIADFNLSNQAPDNAARLHSTRVLGTFGYHAPEYAMTGQLTQKSDVYSFGVVLLELLTGRKPVDHTMPRGQQSLVTWATPRLSEDKVKQCIDPKLKADYPPKAVAKLAAVAALCVQYEAEFRPNMSIVVKALQPLLKPPAAAAAPSPATES, from the exons ATGCGCAAGTGGATCTGTTGTACATGTCAAATGGACGACTCAAATGAAGAGCAACAGCTCAAAAGTTCGCAGCAGCAGTCTGATG CAAATCATAAGAATCCAAAACCAGCACCGGTTGCAAAACATGAGGTGAAGAAGGAAGCTCTTCCGATTGAGGTTCCTCCCTTGTCTTTGGATGAGGTGAAGGAAAAGACTGAAAATTTCGGATCAAAGGCACTCATTGGTGAAGGATCTTATGGAAGGGTGTATTATGCAACACTAAATGATGGTATAGCGGTTGCTCTGAAGAAACTTGATGTCGCGCCTGAGGCTGAATCAGATGCCGAATTCTTGAGTCAG GTTTCGATGGTTTCCAGACTGAAGCATGAGAATCTCACTCAATTGCTTGGTTTTTGTGTTGATGGAAACCTGCGCGTCCTTGCATATGAGTTTGCTACAATGGGATCGTTGCATGACATCTTACATG GCAGGAAGGGAGTGCAAGGGGCACAACCAGGTCCAACACTTGACTGGATAACGAGGGTGAAAATAGCGGTTGAAGCAGCTAGGGGTTTGGAATACCTTCATGAGAAGTCTCAGCCTCCTGTAATCCATAGAGACATAAGATCAAGCAATGTCCTTCTTTTTGAAGACTACAAGGCAAAGATTGCCGATTTCAATCTCTCGAATCAAGCACCTGATAATGCTGCTCGTCTTCACTCGACAAGAGTATTGGGAACTTTCGGTTATCATGCTCCAGA ATATGCAATGACTGGACAATTGACTCAGAAGAGTGATGTGTACAGTTTTGGGGTTGTACTTCTAGAACTTCTTACAGGGAGGAAACCGGTGGATCATACCATGCCTCGAGGTCAACAGAGTCTTGTAACCTGG GCGACACCAAGACTCAGTGAAGATAAAGTCAAACAGTGCATTGATCCAAAGCTTAAAGCCGATTACCCTCCAAAAGCAGTTGCTAAG CTAGCAGCTGTGGCAGCATTGTGTGTGCAATACGAAGCTGAGTTTAGACCAAATATGAGCATAGTGGTGAAGGCGCTGCAGCCTCTCCTGAAACCTCCAGCTGCAGCGGCAGCTCCATCTCCAGCAACAGAATCTTGA
- the LOC104764605 gene encoding uncharacterized oxidoreductase At1g06690, chloroplastic, with protein sequence MALATHFAFPLNNIVSEGSRGRGSFVRKLVRAVASGDSVAPATLEDSKVKLGGSDLKVTKLGIGVWSWGDNSYWNDFQWDDGKLKAAKGAFDISLDNGIDFFDTAEVYGSKFSLGAISSETLLGRFIRERKKRYPGAEISVATKFAALPWRLGRESVISTLKDSLSRLELSSVDLYQLHWPGLWGNEGYLDGLGDAVEQGLVKAVGVSNYSEKRLRDAYERLKKRGIPLASNQVNYSLIYRAPEQTGVKDACDELGVTLIAYSPIAQGALTGKYTPENPPSGPRGRIYTREFLTKLQPLLNRIKQIGENYSKTPTQVALNWLVAQGNVIPIPGAKNAEQAKEFAGAIGWSLTDNEVSELRSLASEIKPVIGFPVEYL encoded by the exons ATGGCCTTGGCTACGCACTTCGCCTTCCCTTTAAACAATATTGTTTCGGAAGGATCTCGTGGAAGAGGAAGTTTCGTCCGGAAACTGGTGAGAGCTGTAGCCTCCGGCGATTCCGTGGCTCCGGCGACGTTGGAAGATTCAAAAGTGAAATTGGGTGGGTCCGATTTGAAAGTGACGAAGCTTGGCATCGGAGTCTGGTCATGGGGTGATAACAGCTACTGGAATGATTTCCAGTGGGATG ACGGGAAACTGAAAGCTGCTAAAGGTGCTTTCGATATCAGTCTTGATAACGGTATAGATTTTTTCGATACCGCAGAAGTTTATGGTTCCAAG TTTTCCCTGGGTGCTATAAGCTCTGAAACTCTTTTAGGaag ATTCATCCgtgagagaaaaaagagatatCCCGGAGCTGAGATTTCAGTTGCAACAAAGTTTGCTGCTTTGCCATGGCGTTTGGGTCGTGAAAGTGTTATCTCCACCCTTAAAGATTCCCTTTCCCGCCTTGAGCTTTCATCTGTGGATCTCTATCAACTCCATTG GCCTGGACTATGGGGAAATGAAG GATATCTCGATGGTCTTGGGGATGCTGTTGAACAAGGACTTGTGAAGGCTGTTGGTGTTTCTAACTACAGCG AGAAGAGGCTACGTGATGCTTATGAGAGACTCAAAAAGAGAGGCATTCCTCTGGCCTCAAATCAAGTCAACTACAGTCTGATATACAGAGCTCCAGAACAGACTGGTGTAAAAGATGCTTGTGATGAACTTGGAGTTACTTTAATTGCATATTCCCCTATCGCTCAAG GTGCTCTAACTGGTAAATACACCCCAGAGAACCCACCCTCAGGTCCTCGGGGTCGCATTTATACGCGTGAGTTCTTAACAAAG CTCCAACCTCTGTTGAACAGAATCAAACAAATTGGTGAAAACTACAGCAAAACACCTACACAG GTAGCATTGAACTGGTTGGTGGCACAAGGCAACGTGATACCCATCCCAGGAGCCAAGAACGCAGAACAAGCCAAAGAGTTTGCGGGAGCGATAGGTTGGAGTCTGACAGACAATGAAGTGAGTGAGCTACGGTCCCTAGCCTCTGAGATAAAACCCGTCATTGGTTTCCCTGTTGAGTATCTCTAA
- the LOC104764658 gene encoding pentatricopeptide repeat-containing protein At1g06710, mitochondrial has product MNKTVVRCLLSPSHHPLIRFSTNSSLLHRVFTCSRYLTARFISTPPPPDEMYGFDDPFSPTESRDLTKDFSFLHDSLLVDSGNAVDVVAVPITQSSTDARAIAEVVSGGADVFGSKSQKFLRPFREKLSESLVIEVLRLIQRPSAVISFFVWAGRQIGYKHTPPVYNVLVDLIVRDDDENIPEELLQQIRDDDKEVFGEFLNVLVRKHCRNGSFSIALEELGRLKDFKFRPSRSTYNCLIQAFLKADRLDSASLVHREMSLANLRMDGFTLRCFAYSLCKVGKWREALSLMETENFVPDTVFYTKLISGLCEASLFEEAMDFLNRMRATSCLPNVVTYSTLLCGCLNKKQLGRCKRVLNMMMVEGCYPSPKIFNSLVHAYCTSGDHSYAYKLLKKMVKCGHMPGYVVYNILIGSICCDRDSLSCDLLELAEKAYSEMLATGVVLNKINVSSFTRCLCSAGKYEKAFNVIREMVGQGFIPDTSTYSKVLGYLCNASKMELAFLLFEEMKRGGLAADVYTYTIMVDSFCKAGLIEQARKWFNEMREVGCTPNVVTYTALIHAYLKAKKVSYANELFETMLSEGCLPNIVTYSALIDGHCKAGQVEKACQIFERMCGSKDVPDVDMYFKQYDGDSERPNVVTYGALLDGFCKSHRVEEARKLLDAMSMEGCEPNEIVYDALIDGLCKVGKLDEAQEVKTEMSEHGFPATLYTYSSLIDRYFKVKRQDLASKVLSKMLENSCAPNVVIYTEMIDGLCKIGKTDEAYKLMQMMEEKGCQPNVVTYTAMIDGFGMIGKIDTCLELLERMGSKGVAPNYVTYRVLIDHCCKTGVLDVAHHLLEEMKQTHWPTHAAGYRKVIEGYNKEFIESIGLLDEIGQDDTAPFLSVYRLLVDNLIKAQRLEMALRLLEEVATFSATLVDYSSTYNSLIESLCLANKVDEAFQLSSEMTKKGVIPEMQTFCSLIKGLFRNSKIDEALLLLDFISHMEIQWIEEKKTSDGT; this is encoded by the exons ATGAACAAAACAGTCGTAAGATGTCTTCTTTCTCCTTCACATCATCCTTTAATTCGATTCTCCACCAATTCCTCTCTTCTCCACAGAGTTTTCACCTGTAGCCGTTATCTCACGGCTAGGTTTATCTCCACTCCTCCTCCGCCTGACGAAATGTATGGATTCGACGATCCTTTCTCCCCAACTGAGTCGCGGGATTTGACtaaagatttttcctttttgcatGATTCTCTTCTTGTGGACTCTGGAAATGCTGTTGATGTAGTAGCAGTGCCCATTACTCAATCCTCTACTGATGCTAGAGCCATCGCAGAGGTTGTTTCTGGTGGCGCCGATGTGTTTGGGAGCAAATCCCAGAAGTTTCTTAGGCCATTTAGAGAGAAACTGAGTGAGAGCTTGGTCATTGAGGTGTTGCGTTTGATACAAAGACCTTCTGCTGTTATCAGCTTCTTCGTTTGGGCAGGTAGGCAGATTGGTTATAAGCATACTCCACCTGTGTATAACGTTTTGGTTGACCTGATTGTACGTGATGATGACGAAAATATTCCGGAAGAGCTCTTGCAACAGATTAGAGATGATGATAAGGAAGTGTTTGGGGAATTTCTTAATGTCTTGGTAAGGAAACACTGCAGGAATGGTTCCTTTAGCATTGCACTTGAGGAGTTAGGGAGACTCAAGGATTTTAAGTTTAGACCTTCGAGATCTACGTATAATTGTTTGATTCAGGCATTTCTCAAGGCCGATCGTTTGGACTCTGCTTCTTTGGTTCATCGGGAAATGTCTCTTGCAAATCTTCGGATGGATGGGTTTACACTTAGATGCTTTGCTTATTCTCTCTGTAAAGTAGGAAAGTGGAGGGAAGCTCTATCATTGATGGAAACTGAAAATTTTGTCCCTGATACTGTCTTTTATACAAAACTGATATCTGGTCTGTGTGAAGCTTCGCTTTTTGAAGAGGCTATGGATTTCTTGAATAGGATGCGAGCTACTTCCTGTCTTCCAAATGTTGTAACATATTCAACTTTGCTGTGTGGATGCTTGAACAAAAAACAGCTGGGCAGGTGTAAAAGGGTGCTTAATATGATGATGGTGGAAGGTTGTTATCCAAGTCCCAAGATTTTTAATTCTCTTGTACATGCTTACTGCACATCAGGAGATCATTCATATGCATACAAATTGCTAAAGAAAATGGTTAAATGTGGTCACATGCCAGGATATGTTGTCTACAATATATTGATTGGGAGTATTTGTTGTGACAGAGACTCGCTTAGTTGTGATCTGTTGGAATTAGCTGAGAAAGCTTACAGTGAAATGCTTGCTACAGGGGTTGTTCTGAATAAGATTAATGTCAGTAGCTTCACACGGTGTCTTTGTAGTGCTGGGAAATATGAAAAGGCTTTTAATGTTATCCGTGAAATGGTTGGTCAGGGATTTATACCAGATACCAGTACCTATTCCAAAGTCCTTGGTTATTTATGTAATGCTTCGAAAATGGAGTTGGCGTTTCTGTTGTTTGAAGAAATGAAAAGGGGTGGCCTTGCTGCTGACGTCTATACGTATACTATTATGGTAGATAGCTTTTGTAAAGCTGGTCTGATTGAACAGGCTCGTAAGTGGTTCAATGAAATGAGAGAAGTTGGCTGCACGCCTAACGTCGTCACATATACCGCTCTTATCCATGCTTATCTTAAGGCTAAGAAGGTCAGCTATGCTAATGAGCTGTTTGAAACGATGCTGTCTGAAGGGTGTCTCCCTAATATTGTTACATATTCTGCCTTAATTGATGGCCACTGCAAAGCTGGACAAGTGGAGAAAGCTTGCCAGATTTTCGAAAGAATGTGTGGCAGCAAAGATGTTCCAGATGTAGATATGTACTTCAAGCAGTATGATGGTGACAGCGAGCGGCCGAATGTAGTTACATATGGAGCTTTACTGGATGGTTTCTGCAAGTCGCATAGGGTTGAAGAAGCTCGTAAATTGTTGGATGCTATGTCTATGGAAGGTTGTGAACCGAATGAGATTGTATATGATGCTCTCATTGATGGACTCTGTAAGGTTGGGAAACTAGACGAAGCACAAGAAGTGAAAACTGAGATGTCTGAGCATGGATTCCCCGCGACCTTATATACTTACAGTTCTCTGATTGATCGTTATTTCAAAGTGAAGCGCCAAGATTTAGCCTCAAAAGTATTGTCTAAGATGCTTGAGAATTCCTGTGCGCCGAATGTGGTTATATACACTGAGATGATTGATGGCTTATGCAAGATTGGTAAAACTGATGAAGCCTATAAGCTTATGCAAATGATGGAAGAAAAAGGGTGTCAGCCTAATGTTGTGACATATACAGCGATGATTGATGGATTTGGAATGATTGGGAAAATAGACACATGCCTTGAGCTCTTAGAGCGAATGGGTTCCAAAGGTGTCGCTCCAAATTATGTTACTTATAGGGTCTTGATAGATCATTGTTGCAAAACTGGTGTGCTGGATGTGGCCCACCATCTTCTAGAAGAAATGAAACAGACACATTGGCCTACACACGCAGCCGGATATCGTAAAGTCATTGAAGGATACAATAAAGAATTCATAGAGTCTATAGGGCTTCTTGATGAGATAGGCCAGGATGATACTGCCCCTTTTCTTTCTGTATATAGGCTTTTAGTTGATAATCTTATTAAAGCTCAAAGGCTGGAAATGGCTCTTAGGCTTCTTGAAGAGGTTGCAACATTTTCAGCCACCTTGGTTGACTACAGTAGCACATATAATTCGTTGATTGAAAGCCTTTGCCTTGCTAATAAAGTGGACGAGGCTTTTCAGTTGTCCTCAGAAATGACGAAGAAAGGTGTCATTCCGGAGATGCAAACATTTTGTAGTCTTATCAAGGGACTTTTCCGAAACAGCAAGATCGATGAAGCACTTTTGCTTCTAGATTTTATATCTCATATG GAAATTCAGTggatagaagaaaagaaaacatctgATGGGACTTAG